In Caldicellulosiruptor obsidiansis OB47, a single window of DNA contains:
- a CDS encoding coiled-coil domain-containing protein yields MPENDVLQAIVTNLEKINGRLEVIEERLNKIEQRLDKVEQRLDKVEQRLDKVEQRLDKVEQRLDMVEQRLDIVEQRVAKLEQDVLVIKQDIVILKESNKELTRRMNAVYDQVAFLTEFRTEMIMFRDEVYKRFDNLEQQTGRLKEGFEYLRDISVEHEIDIRFLKKVVRAS; encoded by the coding sequence ATGCCAGAAAATGATGTTTTACAAGCTATAGTTACGAATCTTGAAAAGATTAATGGGAGACTTGAAGTTATCGAGGAAAGATTAAATAAGATTGAACAAAGACTTGACAAAGTTGAGCAGAGACTTGACAAAGTTGAGCAAAGGCTTGACAAGGTTGAGCAAAGGCTTGACAAGGTTGAGCAAAGGCTTGATATGGTTGAGCAAAGACTTGATATAGTGGAGCAAAGAGTTGCAAAGCTTGAGCAAGATGTTCTGGTTATTAAACAAGATATTGTTATATTAAAAGAAAGTAACAAAGAACTGACAAGAAGAATGAATGCTGTATATGACCAGGTTGCATTCTTGACAGAATTTCGAACAGAGATGATTATGTTCAGAGATGAGGTGTACAAGAGATTTGACAATTTAGAGCAGCAGACCGGAAGATTGAAAGAAGGGTTTGAATATTTACGTGACATCTCAGTTGAGCATGAAATTGATATTCGGTTTTTGAAAAAAGTTGTAAGAGCTTCATAG
- a CDS encoding DUF2225 domain-containing protein, with translation MDVYEKTLECPVCGSPIKAPFVKSSAIYVEDRDTDLCVYYKGVNPLLYDVIVCGGCGYAALSKNFGKLTKWDIESLKEKVSSKWVKREIPFERTVDDAITLYKLALITATSKRKVNKYEVAGILLRISWLYRLSQDKEKELEFQKLALQTYKDAFEHEEGSTEEIDMATVMYLIGELSRRVGEIDEARKWFSRLISSKEARNNPHILELARDQIQAMKDME, from the coding sequence ATGGACGTTTATGAAAAGACATTAGAGTGTCCTGTATGTGGCAGCCCAATCAAAGCACCGTTTGTAAAAAGTTCAGCAATTTATGTAGAAGATAGGGATACTGACCTTTGTGTTTACTACAAGGGCGTTAATCCTCTTTTGTATGATGTTATTGTTTGCGGGGGATGTGGTTATGCAGCACTTAGTAAAAATTTTGGAAAACTTACAAAATGGGATATAGAATCATTAAAAGAAAAAGTTTCTTCAAAGTGGGTAAAAAGAGAAATTCCATTTGAAAGGACTGTAGATGATGCCATTACATTGTACAAGTTAGCTTTGATTACAGCAACATCTAAGAGAAAAGTCAACAAATATGAGGTTGCAGGAATTTTACTAAGAATTTCATGGCTCTACAGGTTAAGTCAAGATAAGGAGAAGGAACTTGAATTTCAAAAACTTGCTCTTCAAACATATAAGGATGCATTTGAACATGAGGAAGGCTCCACTGAGGAAATAGATATGGCTACTGTTATGTATTTGATAGGTGAGCTTTCGAGACGAGTAGGTGAAATTGACGAGGCAAGAAAATGGTTTTCAAGGCTTATATCAAGCAAAGAAGCTCGAAACAATCCTCACATTCTTGAACTTGCAAGAGACCAGATCCAGGCTATGAAAGATATGGAGTAA
- a CDS encoding VanW family protein, translating to MRRYILIGIIVILLIASTVLGYSLYNNVTKVLDTDRIYKGVYVEGVHLGGLTTEEAFELLKKTYFEPLQNKKIEVIVEDKSYFLEYSSLGVKMDIDKAVEKAYSIGRKGNLATRFKEIKKVYENPVIIRLNFEYDPDKLKKFVDGLFNTHYQSPVNASIKKVGDQFVITPERIGKKLDYGYLLSKLKDMIKNKQEGKIYAKFLEIVPRITASELSKVKEIIGSFTTKFDSSNVARSENIRVAAQKINGKLLMPGEIFSLSKAIGPVTVENGFKIAKVIVNNEFVDGVGGGLCQIATTLYNAVLMAQLKVVERVPHSALISYVPPGRDATIASGSIDFKFRNTTDAPIYVESYTSKNTVTVNLYGKNNHKAEIVKFESEIIEKVPYKKVYKNDPTLPQGVKKLSNKPQNGLKVKTYMLVYKDGKLIEKKFLSYDYYKPVNAVILVGTKPKETVSSSVYE from the coding sequence GTGAGAAGGTATATATTAATTGGGATTATAGTAATACTTTTGATAGCAAGCACAGTTTTGGGATATAGTCTTTATAACAATGTTACAAAAGTTCTTGACACAGATAGGATTTATAAGGGTGTTTACGTTGAGGGTGTTCATTTGGGTGGACTTACCACAGAAGAGGCTTTTGAGCTTTTAAAAAAGACCTATTTTGAGCCACTGCAGAACAAAAAAATTGAAGTTATAGTTGAAGACAAAAGCTATTTTCTTGAATATTCTTCACTTGGAGTAAAGATGGATATAGACAAGGCAGTAGAAAAGGCATATTCAATTGGCAGAAAGGGTAACCTTGCAACACGGTTTAAAGAGATAAAAAAGGTTTATGAAAATCCAGTTATAATAAGACTTAATTTTGAGTATGACCCAGATAAACTTAAAAAGTTTGTAGATGGGCTTTTCAACACACACTATCAATCGCCTGTTAATGCAAGTATCAAAAAAGTAGGAGACCAGTTTGTTATAACTCCAGAGAGAATAGGGAAAAAACTTGATTATGGCTATCTTTTGAGTAAATTAAAAGATATGATTAAAAACAAGCAAGAAGGCAAGATTTATGCAAAGTTTTTAGAAATAGTTCCGCGGATCACAGCAAGTGAGCTTTCGAAGGTAAAGGAAATAATAGGATCATTTACCACTAAGTTTGATAGTTCGAATGTTGCAAGAAGCGAAAATATAAGGGTGGCTGCACAAAAGATAAATGGTAAATTATTAATGCCGGGCGAAATATTTTCGTTGTCAAAGGCAATTGGACCTGTAACAGTTGAGAATGGTTTCAAAATTGCAAAAGTAATAGTCAATAATGAGTTTGTAGACGGTGTCGGTGGCGGGCTTTGTCAAATAGCAACAACTTTGTACAATGCTGTTTTGATGGCTCAGCTGAAGGTTGTGGAAAGAGTACCACATTCAGCTCTGATTTCGTATGTGCCACCTGGCAGAGATGCAACAATTGCTTCAGGTTCAATAGATTTTAAATTCAGGAACACTACAGATGCGCCTATCTATGTTGAAAGTTATACTTCCAAAAATACTGTGACAGTCAACCTCTATGGCAAAAACAATCATAAGGCTGAAATTGTAAAATTCGAATCGGAAATAATTGAAAAGGTACCTTATAAAAAAGTCTACAAAAATGATCCAACACTTCCTCAAGGAGTAAAAAAGCTTTCCAATAAACCTCAGAATGGCTTGAAGGTAAAGACATATATGCTTGTTTATAAAGATGGCAAGTTAATAGAAAAGAAGTTTTTGTCTTATGACTATTATAAACCTGTAAATGCTGTGATACTGGTTGGAACAAAACCGAAAGAGACTGTCTCTTCATCTGTTTATGAGTAA
- a CDS encoding 2-oxoacid:acceptor oxidoreductase family protein: protein MTEEILIAGFGGQGVLFLGQVFAHLGMKKGFNVSWLPSYGPEMRGGTANCSVIISSDMIGSPVVFNPDTLFVLNKPSLEKFEPAIKRSGLLLVNSSLVDICANRKDVNVHYIPATEIASSVGNVRVTNIVMFGAYLAIKQNFPFDEAKDVLREFSKTEEVYNLNCLALEKGFEAIAGRG from the coding sequence ATGACAGAGGAGATTTTAATTGCAGGATTTGGTGGTCAGGGTGTTCTTTTTTTAGGCCAGGTATTTGCCCATCTTGGAATGAAAAAGGGGTTTAATGTGTCATGGCTCCCATCGTACGGACCTGAAATGAGGGGTGGAACAGCAAACTGCAGTGTTATAATTTCAAGTGATATGATTGGTTCTCCTGTTGTGTTTAATCCCGATACATTATTTGTTTTAAATAAACCATCGCTTGAAAAATTTGAACCTGCAATAAAGAGAAGTGGGCTTTTACTTGTAAATAGTTCTCTTGTGGATATCTGTGCAAATAGAAAAGATGTAAATGTTCATTATATTCCGGCAACTGAGATTGCTTCAAGTGTAGGAAATGTTAGAGTTACAAACATCGTAATGTTTGGCGCATATTTGGCAATAAAGCAGAATTTTCCATTTGATGAGGCAAAAGATGTATTGAGAGAGTTTTCAAAAACAGAGGAAGTTTATAATTTAAACTGTTTAGCTCTTGAAAAGGGCTTTGAAGCAATTGCTGGACGGGGGTAA
- a CDS encoding thiamine pyrophosphate-dependent enzyme, protein MGFKRPECLTKESMHYCPGCGHGIIHRLIAEVIDEDYKENKIIGVAPVGCAVFIYDYFNFDFVAAAHGRATAAATGVKRSIPDALVFSYQGDGDIAAIGTSEVIHAATRGENFTAIFVNNGVYAMTGGQMAPTTIPGQVTVSSPYGRDPKVQGYHIKLCEMLVPLDGVAFVARTSIHNLKNIEFTKKAIKRAFEVQMNNEGFSIIEVLSNCPTNWGLSPCESMKRIENEVLKYYSLGIFKDKGRGI, encoded by the coding sequence ATGGGGTTCAAAAGACCAGAGTGTTTGACAAAAGAAAGTATGCATTATTGCCCAGGGTGCGGTCACGGAATCATTCACAGATTGATTGCTGAGGTTATTGACGAGGATTACAAAGAGAATAAAATAATAGGTGTTGCACCTGTTGGCTGTGCAGTTTTTATATATGACTATTTTAATTTTGACTTTGTGGCAGCAGCTCATGGGAGAGCCACAGCCGCTGCAACTGGTGTAAAAAGGAGTATTCCAGACGCTCTTGTGTTTTCATATCAAGGCGACGGGGACATTGCAGCCATTGGAACATCTGAGGTCATACATGCAGCAACCCGGGGGGAAAATTTTACAGCTATATTTGTCAACAACGGAGTTTATGCTATGACAGGTGGTCAGATGGCTCCGACAACAATTCCTGGACAGGTGACAGTTTCATCTCCATATGGACGTGACCCAAAAGTACAAGGTTATCATATAAAACTTTGTGAAATGCTTGTGCCACTTGATGGTGTTGCCTTTGTTGCAAGAACTTCAATACATAATTTGAAGAATATTGAGTTTACGAAAAAAGCGATAAAAAGAGCTTTTGAAGTTCAGATGAACAATGAAGGCTTTTCTATTATAGAAGTGCTCTCAAACTGCCCTACAAACTGGGGGCTTTCGCCTTGTGAGAGTATGAAGAGAATAGAAAATGAGGTACTAAAATACTACAGTTTAGGAATTTTCAAGGATAAAGGCAGGGGAATTTGA
- a CDS encoding 3-methyl-2-oxobutanoate dehydrogenase subunit VorB, which produces MKILMKGNEAIAEAALRAGCECFFGYPITPQTELLQYMAKKLLKSGGVFIQAESEVGAINMAYGASSCGKRVMTSSSGPGISLKQEGISYLAGAELPCVIVNIMRGGPGLGNINAAQSDYLQATKGGGHGDYKVIVLAPSSVQEAVELTMKAFDLADKYRNPVMILGDGMLGQMMEVVEFDKNYKPQKVEKPWAVTGDRNREKRVTNSLYIVPEELEKHNFKLREKYKKIKENEVMVEEYLADDARVIFVSFGMCARIVKSAVNSLRQAGEKVGLVRPITLWPFPENELKSYASKEEVEFFIDIEMNLGQMLEDVKLSVEGEKTVHFYGRTGGVVPTIQEIMDFYYSLKK; this is translated from the coding sequence TTGAAAATTCTTATGAAAGGAAATGAAGCCATTGCTGAGGCAGCACTAAGAGCTGGCTGTGAATGTTTTTTTGGGTATCCAATCACACCTCAGACAGAACTTTTGCAGTATATGGCTAAAAAGCTTTTAAAAAGTGGTGGTGTGTTTATCCAGGCAGAGAGCGAAGTTGGAGCAATTAACATGGCATATGGGGCATCAAGCTGTGGCAAGCGGGTTATGACATCATCATCTGGACCGGGGATAAGCTTAAAACAAGAAGGCATATCATATTTAGCAGGTGCGGAACTTCCATGCGTAATTGTAAACATTATGAGAGGTGGACCGGGGCTTGGTAATATAAACGCTGCTCAGTCTGATTATCTTCAGGCCACAAAAGGTGGCGGACATGGAGATTATAAGGTGATTGTGCTTGCTCCATCTTCTGTGCAAGAAGCTGTAGAGCTCACAATGAAGGCGTTTGACCTTGCAGACAAGTACCGTAATCCTGTCATGATTTTGGGTGACGGAATGCTTGGGCAGATGATGGAGGTTGTAGAGTTTGACAAAAATTATAAACCACAAAAGGTAGAAAAACCATGGGCAGTGACGGGTGACAGGAATAGAGAAAAAAGAGTGACAAATTCACTTTATATTGTTCCAGAGGAACTTGAAAAGCATAATTTTAAGCTAAGGGAGAAATATAAAAAAATAAAAGAAAACGAAGTAATGGTTGAAGAGTACTTGGCAGACGATGCGAGGGTTATTTTTGTCTCATTTGGGATGTGTGCAAGGATTGTAAAAAGTGCTGTAAACAGTTTAAGACAAGCTGGCGAGAAGGTTGGGCTTGTAAGGCCAATTACGCTTTGGCCATTTCCAGAAAATGAGCTAAAAAGTTATGCATCAAAAGAGGAAGTAGAATTTTTTATTGACATTGAGATGAATTTGGGACAGATGCTTGAGGATGTTAAGCTTTCTGTGGAAGGGGAAAAAACAGTACATTTTTATGGAAGAACAGGTGGCGTGGTTCCCACAATTCAGGAAATAATGGATTTTTATTATTCTCTTAAAAAGTAG
- a CDS encoding 4Fe-4S dicluster domain-containing protein translates to MKLKIEYDKCKSCGLCVEICPKKILYIDRSRINKKGYNPVEVKDQNLCIGCGSCYKICPDIVFEVGE, encoded by the coding sequence TTGAAACTCAAAATCGAATATGATAAGTGCAAAAGTTGTGGACTTTGTGTGGAAATCTGTCCTAAGAAAATCTTGTATATAGACAGGAGCAGAATAAACAAAAAAGGGTATAACCCTGTTGAAGTAAAAGACCAAAACTTATGTATTGGCTGTGGAAGCTGCTATAAGATTTGTCCTGATATAGTGTTTGAGGTAGGTGAGTAA
- the hypE gene encoding hydrogenase expression/formation protein HypE, whose protein sequence is MRTIRKEHGNGGKQTYELIDGLFKPIFGSEILKSGDDSTVFSLDGMKVGISTDSFVVKPYFFKGGDIGKLSVCGTVNDLAVAGLEPKYITISFVIEEGFSMDDLENITRSIKKYADLARVEIVAGDTKVVEKGAADGIFINTTGLGIAKDAKKMPSISKIKSGQVVIVSGDIGRHGACIYSHNEDLGFEDRIESDCGLLLDVISELMQEVDVAYMKDLTRGGLATALNEIVQKSGFDIKVEEEKIPVADEVKALCDILGLDSYYLACEGRFVAIVNRDEKEKAIEILKKYNKCACEIGTVEEGMEKRVYLSTTFGGTRILDMLYYEMLPRIC, encoded by the coding sequence ATGAGGACTATTCGCAAGGAACATGGCAATGGAGGAAAACAGACATATGAGCTGATTGACGGCCTTTTCAAGCCAATATTTGGTTCTGAAATATTGAAAAGCGGTGATGATTCAACAGTATTTTCTTTAGACGGTATGAAAGTGGGAATATCAACAGATTCATTTGTAGTAAAACCATATTTTTTTAAAGGAGGAGATATTGGAAAGCTTTCGGTATGTGGGACAGTAAATGACTTAGCTGTTGCAGGACTTGAACCAAAATATATTACCATTTCTTTTGTAATCGAAGAAGGATTTTCAATGGATGATTTAGAGAATATTACAAGGTCAATCAAGAAATACGCTGATTTAGCAAGAGTTGAGATTGTTGCAGGGGATACAAAGGTGGTAGAAAAAGGTGCGGCAGATGGAATATTTATAAATACAACCGGGTTGGGAATTGCAAAAGATGCAAAAAAAATGCCTTCGATTTCAAAGATAAAAAGTGGTCAAGTTGTGATTGTCAGTGGGGATATAGGAAGACACGGAGCGTGCATATATTCTCACAATGAAGACCTTGGGTTTGAAGACAGGATAGAATCCGATTGTGGGCTTTTGTTAGATGTAATTTCAGAGCTGATGCAAGAGGTAGACGTTGCGTACATGAAAGACCTTACAAGAGGTGGGCTTGCCACAGCTTTAAATGAGATTGTCCAAAAGTCTGGCTTTGATATAAAAGTTGAGGAAGAAAAGATACCTGTTGCAGATGAGGTAAAAGCTCTGTGCGATATTCTGGGGCTGGATAGTTATTATCTTGCTTGTGAAGGTAGGTTTGTTGCGATTGTAAATAGGGATGAAAAAGAAAAAGCTATTGAGATTTTGAAAAAATACAATAAGTGTGCATGTGAGATTGGAACTGTAGAAGAGGGTATGGAAAAGAGAGTATATCTGTCAACCACCTTTGGCGGCACGAGAATTTTGGACATGCTTTATTATGAGATGTTACCAAGGATTTGCTAA
- the hypD gene encoding hydrogenase formation protein HypD gives MQTLEAVNAIVNTIKNNIEKIGRQLRIIEVCGTHTVSIYRNGFHTLFKGYIDFISGPGCPVCVTHEGYIDNLIELAKMNYTIYTFGDLLKVPGKNMSLAEAKAEGAKIKIMYSPVDTVENISADEEAIIAAVGFETTVPVFALSLEKVLEKDLKNVKFACELKTIDQPLKVLLKDHIKVDGLILPGHVATILGVDGFKFVEEFKLPSVISGFEKYDILFSLLSLTQSILNNDFTVKNEYKRVVKKEGNTVAKRYIERFFERTDAYFRGLGLIEGGGLRLKSEYSAFSVQLKYEYESLSNSACRCTDVLTGKLKPFECPLFEKVCTPQTPKGACMVSQEGSCNAYFRYGKWK, from the coding sequence ATGCAAACTCTTGAAGCTGTAAATGCTATTGTTAACACAATAAAAAACAACATTGAAAAGATTGGCAGGCAGCTAAGAATAATTGAGGTGTGTGGCACTCATACTGTTTCAATTTACCGAAACGGTTTTCATACTCTTTTTAAAGGATATATAGATTTTATTTCAGGTCCTGGCTGCCCAGTTTGCGTAACTCATGAAGGGTATATAGATAATCTCATTGAGCTTGCAAAAATGAACTATACTATCTACACTTTTGGAGACCTACTGAAAGTTCCAGGAAAGAATATGTCTTTAGCTGAGGCAAAAGCGGAAGGCGCCAAAATTAAAATTATGTACTCACCGGTTGATACTGTTGAGAATATCTCTGCAGATGAAGAAGCAATAATTGCAGCAGTGGGGTTTGAGACAACAGTTCCAGTCTTTGCTCTGAGCTTGGAAAAGGTATTGGAAAAGGATTTGAAGAATGTCAAGTTTGCATGTGAGCTCAAAACCATTGACCAGCCGCTAAAAGTTCTCTTAAAAGATCACATAAAAGTGGACGGACTTATCCTGCCAGGCCATGTTGCAACAATCTTGGGTGTTGATGGATTTAAGTTTGTTGAGGAATTTAAGCTTCCTTCTGTTATATCTGGATTTGAAAAGTATGATATTCTGTTTTCTTTGCTAAGTTTAACACAAAGTATCTTAAATAATGATTTCACTGTAAAAAATGAGTACAAGAGAGTTGTAAAAAAAGAGGGTAACACAGTTGCTAAAAGGTATATTGAAAGGTTTTTTGAAAGAACTGATGCGTATTTTAGAGGACTTGGTTTGATTGAGGGGGGTGGGTTGAGACTTAAAAGTGAGTATTCTGCTTTTTCAGTCCAGCTTAAATATGAATATGAAAGTTTATCTAATTCTGCTTGCAGATGTACAGATGTGCTAACAGGCAAATTAAAGCCCTTTGAATGTCCTCTTTTTGAAAAGGTGTGCACACCTCAGACACCAAAGGGTGCGTGTATGGTATCTCAAGAAGGTTCTTGCAATGCATACTTTAGATATGGGAAGTGGAAATGA
- a CDS encoding HypC/HybG/HupF family hydrogenase formation chaperone, with amino-acid sequence MCLGYPAKVIEILENGKKAIVDYLGLKKTVNVSLIKELAEGDYLLIHSGVAIEKIDEKEAEEIEKLFGEVRDANS; translated from the coding sequence ATGTGTTTAGGCTATCCTGCAAAAGTGATTGAAATTTTAGAAAATGGCAAGAAAGCTATTGTTGACTATTTAGGCTTGAAAAAAACTGTAAATGTGTCTCTCATAAAAGAGCTTGCTGAGGGTGATTATTTACTTATTCACTCAGGAGTTGCAATTGAAAAAATAGATGAAAAAGAAGCCGAGGAAATAGAAAAACTTTTTGGTGAGGTAAGAGATGCAAACTCTTGA
- the hypF gene encoding carbamoyltransferase HypF, which produces MKRYRFMFKGLVQGVGFRPFIYSIARKLGLTGFVKNTGEGVLAEFQGDTTSEQITQYIIAHLPKNAYLEEIEVYEIEPVESEKGFYIVESEKNRISTVLPYDLGVCEDCRKEFYDESHRHYHNVFISCTNCGPRYTIIETLPYDRENTSMKQFKFCNECEREYSTPDNRRFNAQSTTCQVCGPRLFLFSFAEKKHIHGEAIELLDFVSQKILEGYIVAIKGIGGFHLVCDPYNETIVKRLFESKRREGKPLALVARDIEVVKKYCHVNKMEEDIFSSPRCPIILFEKKTEQFSRVNGNLHTLGIMRAYTPILDYILKKTGRDFLIATSANLSGIPMIIDEGEAIYKLEGICDYVLYHNRKIVRRCDDSVGFVVKDKFVLTRPGRGFAPLRLKLSSTQFVEKNILALGGHEKATVALKKDDEVIVSQYLGDLDTKEYIDFYKSALSDLLFLYNLEYDYIACDLHKNYFSTVLAEEMAEKYAKKVVYVQHHIAHVFSCMLENNLDSCIGFAFDGTGLGLDGNIWGSEGFLIDKSNVKRVFHLKYYSLVGGEKSIKEPVRLAYYFAYEIDKSFAEEYFANSNFLSKIVKAARLLNYPLCSSFGRIFDVVGVLLRCGEKNNFEAQIPMVLESIADKTEEGFYDFVMNFEYEIEIDIVYILQQIINDIKRKADRSLISAKFHNTVAKIVVEVAKRLRENYNKDIVVLSGGVFQNRLLLEKTVSMLEKEHFKVYFNSFFPINDGGISAGQVYYTIQLLKNC; this is translated from the coding sequence ATGAAAAGGTACAGATTTATGTTCAAAGGACTTGTGCAAGGGGTCGGTTTCCGACCCTTTATTTATAGTATTGCAAGAAAACTTGGACTTACCGGGTTCGTTAAAAATACTGGTGAAGGCGTTTTAGCAGAGTTTCAAGGGGATACAACTTCAGAGCAAATAACACAGTATATTATAGCCCACCTTCCTAAAAATGCTTATTTGGAAGAAATAGAGGTTTATGAGATTGAACCGGTAGAAAGTGAAAAAGGATTTTACATTGTTGAAAGTGAAAAAAATAGGATTTCAACAGTTCTGCCTTATGACTTAGGGGTGTGTGAGGATTGTAGAAAAGAGTTTTATGATGAATCTCACAGACACTATCACAATGTATTTATTAGCTGTACAAACTGCGGACCAAGATACACAATTATTGAGACTTTGCCATATGATAGAGAAAATACATCTATGAAGCAATTTAAGTTTTGCAATGAGTGCGAAAGGGAGTACTCTACTCCAGACAACAGAAGATTCAATGCACAGTCAACAACCTGCCAAGTTTGTGGACCAAGACTTTTTCTTTTTTCATTCGCTGAAAAAAAACATATCCATGGAGAGGCAATAGAACTTTTAGATTTTGTTTCTCAAAAAATTTTAGAGGGATATATAGTTGCAATAAAAGGAATAGGCGGCTTTCACTTGGTGTGTGATCCGTACAATGAAACTATAGTCAAAAGACTATTTGAAAGCAAAAGACGAGAAGGCAAGCCTTTAGCACTTGTTGCTCGGGACATTGAAGTAGTAAAAAAATATTGCCATGTCAATAAGATGGAAGAAGATATTTTTTCTTCTCCACGATGTCCTATAATTCTTTTTGAAAAAAAGACTGAGCAATTTTCGCGCGTGAATGGCAATCTTCACACCCTTGGTATAATGAGGGCCTACACCCCTATTTTGGACTATATTCTAAAAAAAACTGGCAGAGACTTTTTAATTGCAACCTCTGCCAACCTTTCAGGAATCCCAATGATTATTGACGAAGGCGAGGCTATTTACAAACTTGAGGGTATCTGTGACTATGTGCTCTATCACAACAGGAAAATAGTTCGAAGGTGCGATGACAGTGTTGGTTTTGTAGTAAAAGATAAATTTGTACTGACAAGACCGGGAAGAGGTTTTGCTCCTCTGAGGCTAAAACTTTCTTCAACACAATTTGTAGAAAAAAATATATTAGCGTTAGGAGGTCATGAAAAAGCTACAGTTGCTTTAAAAAAAGACGATGAGGTTATTGTAAGTCAATACCTGGGTGACCTTGACACAAAAGAGTATATAGACTTTTACAAGTCTGCGCTAAGTGACCTGCTTTTTCTTTACAACTTAGAATATGATTATATTGCCTGTGATTTGCACAAAAACTATTTTTCAACCGTCCTTGCTGAGGAAATGGCCGAAAAATATGCAAAAAAAGTTGTGTATGTTCAGCATCATATAGCTCATGTGTTTTCATGTATGCTTGAAAATAATTTAGATAGCTGTATAGGCTTTGCATTTGACGGAACAGGCTTGGGATTGGATGGGAACATATGGGGAAGTGAAGGATTTCTAATTGATAAAAGCAATGTGAAAAGGGTATTTCATTTGAAATACTATTCTTTAGTGGGTGGAGAAAAATCTATAAAAGAACCTGTGAGACTGGCATACTATTTTGCATATGAAATTGATAAAAGCTTTGCAGAGGAATATTTTGCAAATTCTAATTTTCTTTCAAAAATTGTAAAGGCAGCAAGGTTACTGAATTACCCTCTTTGCTCAAGTTTTGGAAGAATATTTGATGTTGTTGGTGTGCTTTTAAGGTGTGGTGAGAAAAACAATTTTGAAGCACAGATTCCAATGGTTTTAGAAAGTATTGCTGATAAGACAGAAGAAGGGTTTTATGATTTTGTTATGAATTTTGAATATGAAATTGAAATAGATATTGTGTATATATTACAACAAATCATTAATGATATTAAAAGAAAGGCTGACAGAAGCTTGATTTCTGCGAAATTTCACAACACCGTTGCAAAAATAGTTGTTGAAGTGGCAAAGAGGTTGAGAGAAAATTATAATAAAGACATTGTAGTACTATCTGGTGGAGTATTCCAAAACAGACTTTTACTTGAAAAGACAGTGTCTATGCTTGAGAAAGAGCACTTTAAGGTGTATTTTAATTCTTTTTTCCCTATAAACGATGGGGGAATTTCAGCTGGACAAGTATATTATACAATCCAATTATTAAAAAATTGTTAA
- the hypB gene encoding hydrogenase nickel incorporation protein HypB — protein MEIKVIKNILERNQNAADNIRRLAVENKWYIINVMGSPGAGKTSFIKCMIENLKDTFNIAVIEGDVASTIDAEQIASYGVKVLQINTGGACHLVADSIAEAIDTIKPFSKTVIFVENIGNLICPSSFDLGENLRVVVSSAAEGDDKPYKYPIMFEKADIVVLSKIDIVDAIGFDMQRYKKGLEAIKDKDLKLFEVSFKTKEGSEDIINYFYTLLDSYFKK, from the coding sequence ATGGAAATAAAGGTAATAAAAAACATTTTAGAGCGGAATCAAAACGCAGCTGACAATATAAGAAGGTTAGCAGTTGAGAATAAATGGTATATTATAAATGTGATGGGGTCACCTGGTGCAGGTAAGACATCTTTCATTAAGTGCATGATAGAAAATCTTAAAGATACATTTAACATTGCAGTGATTGAAGGTGATGTTGCATCAACAATTGATGCCGAGCAAATTGCAAGCTATGGAGTTAAGGTTTTGCAGATAAATACAGGTGGTGCTTGTCATTTAGTTGCAGACAGTATTGCAGAAGCAATAGATACTATTAAGCCTTTTTCTAAAACAGTGATCTTTGTTGAAAACATTGGCAATCTCATTTGTCCATCTTCGTTTGATTTGGGAGAGAATTTGAGGGTTGTTGTATCTTCTGCTGCAGAGGGTGATGACAAGCCATATAAATATCCTATAATGTTTGAAAAAGCTGATATTGTTGTTCTATCAAAGATTGATATAGTGGATGCTATTGGTTTTGATATGCAAAGATACAAAAAGGGTTTAGAAGCTATAAAAGACAAAGATTTAAAACTGTTTGAGGTATCGTTTAAGACAAAAGAAGGTTCGGAAGATATTATTAATTACTTTTATACCCTTTTAGATTCATATTTCAAAAAGTAG